A stretch of the Arthrobacter stackebrandtii genome encodes the following:
- the guaB gene encoding IMP dehydrogenase yields MSQPEIHDPFAFVGLTYDDVLLLPGHTNVIPSDADTSSRVSKRITVQTPLLSAAMDTVTESRMAIAMARQGGLGVIHRNLSIERQAEEVDLVKRSESGMITNPVTVGPDATLADLDELCARFRVSGLPVVDEGGRLVGIVTNRDTVFIPESEYSQRLVRDVMTHMPLITGKVGISREDASGLLAKNKIEKLPLVDDAGILRGLITVKDFSKAEQYPLATKDSEGRLLVGAAIGFFGDGFERAMTLVEAGVDALFVDTANGHSQGVLEMIARLKSEKAAAHVDVIGGQAATREGAQALIDAGADGIKVGVGPGSICTTRVVAGVGVPQITAIYESAKAAIPAGVPLIADGGLQYSGDIGKALVAGADTVMLGSLLAGTAESPGELVFVNGKQFKAYRGMGSLGAMQSRGKNTSYSKDRYFQADVSGDDKLIPEGIEGRVAYRGPLASVAYQLVGGLRQTMFYVGSPNIAELKARGKFVRITPAGLKESHPHDITMTVEAPNYLNK; encoded by the coding sequence GTGTCCCAGCCTGAAATTCATGACCCCTTTGCCTTTGTTGGCCTGACCTACGACGACGTCCTGCTCCTTCCCGGGCACACCAACGTCATCCCGTCCGATGCCGACACCAGCTCGCGGGTCTCCAAGCGCATCACCGTCCAGACTCCGCTGCTGTCCGCAGCCATGGACACCGTGACGGAATCGCGCATGGCCATCGCCATGGCCCGCCAGGGCGGCTTGGGTGTCATCCACCGCAACCTGTCCATCGAGCGCCAGGCCGAGGAAGTCGACCTCGTCAAGCGCAGCGAATCCGGCATGATCACCAACCCGGTGACCGTTGGACCCGACGCCACACTCGCCGACCTCGACGAGCTGTGCGCCCGCTTCCGCGTCTCCGGCCTGCCCGTGGTTGACGAAGGCGGACGTCTCGTGGGCATCGTCACCAACCGCGACACCGTGTTTATCCCGGAGAGCGAATACTCCCAGCGCCTGGTCCGCGACGTCATGACGCACATGCCGCTGATCACCGGCAAGGTCGGCATCAGCCGCGAAGACGCCTCCGGCCTGCTGGCCAAGAACAAGATTGAGAAGCTCCCGCTCGTTGACGACGCCGGCATCCTTCGCGGCCTGATCACCGTCAAGGACTTCTCCAAGGCCGAGCAGTACCCGCTCGCCACCAAGGACTCCGAAGGCCGCCTGCTCGTCGGTGCTGCAATCGGCTTCTTCGGCGACGGCTTCGAACGCGCCATGACCCTGGTCGAGGCCGGCGTTGACGCATTGTTCGTCGACACCGCCAACGGCCACAGCCAGGGCGTGCTGGAAATGATCGCGCGCCTCAAGAGCGAAAAGGCCGCCGCCCACGTGGACGTCATCGGCGGCCAGGCAGCCACCCGCGAAGGCGCCCAGGCCCTGATCGACGCCGGTGCCGACGGCATCAAGGTCGGCGTCGGCCCGGGATCCATTTGCACCACCCGCGTCGTTGCCGGCGTCGGTGTCCCGCAGATCACCGCCATCTACGAATCCGCCAAGGCCGCCATCCCGGCCGGCGTCCCGCTGATCGCCGACGGCGGCCTGCAGTACTCCGGCGACATCGGCAAGGCCCTCGTGGCCGGCGCCGACACCGTCATGCTCGGCTCCCTCCTGGCCGGCACCGCCGAGTCCCCGGGCGAGCTCGTCTTCGTCAACGGCAAGCAGTTCAAGGCCTACCGCGGCATGGGCTCCCTCGGCGCCATGCAGTCCCGTGGCAAGAACACCTCCTACTCGAAGGACCGCTACTTCCAGGCAGACGTCTCCGGCGACGACAAGCTCATCCCTGAAGGCATCGAGGGCCGCGTGGCCTACCGCGGACCGCTGGCATCCGTCGCCTACCAGCTCGTCGGCGGCCTGCGCCAGACCATGTTCTACGTCGGCTCGCCCAACATCGCCGAGCTGAAGGCCCGCGGCAAGTTCGTCCGCATCACCCCGGCCGGCCTGAAGGAATCCCACCCGCATGACATCACCATGACGGTTGAGGCTCCCAACTACCTGAACAAGTAA
- a CDS encoding WXG100 family type VII secretion target: MADGMIGADPEQLRDLAKTMATSGETLTQLSSTLHNVISRAQWNGPDSEMFRGRWNNGLRLTLHDTGATLTQQSAAIKAQADEQEQASADTGGGTGGGAPGGGSSGGDGADSPLQGLVDANGNPIYQAGNLFASATGILASNLLGKMVDAGLLRRMPWSLLSAEAGQLGQYVKGTQLLNGLSMVGRAAGVLSVIGGGVQLANGIMTGDTNQIIDGGVTTVLAVGSFIPVVGPAFAVAGVAWAGLGMLSTSLGYGSTSEMIGAGASWVGDKVSDGAEWLGKETANVAKKAWGWLTGG; encoded by the coding sequence ATGGCAGACGGCATGATCGGCGCGGATCCGGAACAACTGCGCGACCTGGCCAAGACCATGGCCACCTCCGGCGAAACCCTGACCCAGTTGTCCTCCACCCTCCACAACGTGATCAGCAGGGCGCAGTGGAACGGTCCGGACAGCGAAATGTTCCGCGGCCGGTGGAACAACGGACTGCGCCTGACACTGCACGACACCGGGGCGACGCTGACCCAGCAATCAGCCGCAATCAAGGCCCAGGCCGATGAGCAGGAACAAGCGAGCGCCGACACCGGCGGCGGAACAGGCGGCGGGGCTCCCGGCGGCGGTTCCTCCGGAGGGGACGGCGCCGATTCACCCCTGCAGGGACTGGTCGATGCGAACGGCAACCCCATTTACCAAGCCGGCAACCTCTTCGCTTCCGCCACGGGGATCCTGGCCAGCAACCTCCTCGGCAAGATGGTGGACGCCGGGCTGTTGCGCAGGATGCCGTGGAGCCTGCTGAGCGCCGAGGCGGGCCAGCTGGGGCAGTACGTCAAGGGCACGCAACTGCTCAACGGGCTGTCCATGGTGGGCCGCGCCGCGGGGGTCCTCAGTGTCATCGGCGGCGGCGTCCAGCTGGCCAACGGGATCATGACGGGCGACACCAACCAAATCATTGACGGCGGCGTCACAACCGTCCTGGCCGTCGGCTCGTTCATCCCCGTCGTCGGCCCCGCCTTCGCCGTGGCAGGCGTCGCGTGGGCCGGACTGGGCATGCTGTCCACCAGCCTCGGCTACGGCTCCACCAGCGAAATGATCGGCGCCGGCGCCAGCTGGGTGGGCGACAAGGTCTCCGACGGTGCCGAGTGGCTGGGCAAGGAAACAGCCAATGTCGCCAAGAAAGCGTGGGGATGGCTGACCGGTGGCTAG
- a CDS encoding DUF4872 domain-containing protein yields the protein MLPAYDHSAEYSHWDAGLWTRVLSASGVRSPFTGEPFTEAMLAGLAGGIGFMIFTFEYKDITTASAVTRFHPGPYTENLLRRSGAAVNIQQTGSAKLAQSRLDAALETGVPAVVRVVRGELPWIAKDPLADMDSMDVAVVAREGAGYLMDDGGGRLERITAAALAQARGSRKADKHWQGHVVVRGGAAQEGESLTAEVVRHAMAETAAELLSQQAPPGIPPGYAKNFGVLGMQTWAQRLVDASTKHGWMRIFGDPERSATGMGMLHGLLAGKRYSGPGALRPLYAQFLDEVALAGEGVSGVERAGLAETAAQYRALGEHWDALTALVGAPGEPDFVAMASRVEAIAVLEEAAAKELAAVAGSTD from the coding sequence ATGCTTCCCGCCTATGACCACTCCGCCGAATATTCGCACTGGGATGCCGGCCTGTGGACCCGCGTCCTGTCCGCCTCGGGCGTGCGCAGCCCGTTCACCGGCGAACCGTTTACGGAGGCCATGCTGGCTGGGCTGGCCGGCGGCATCGGCTTCATGATCTTCACGTTTGAATACAAGGACATCACCACGGCGTCGGCGGTGACCCGCTTCCACCCCGGCCCCTACACCGAGAACCTGCTCCGCCGCTCCGGCGCCGCCGTCAACATCCAGCAGACGGGCAGCGCCAAGCTGGCCCAGTCGCGACTGGACGCCGCACTCGAAACCGGGGTGCCCGCCGTCGTGCGTGTTGTGCGCGGTGAACTCCCCTGGATCGCGAAGGACCCGCTGGCCGACATGGACTCCATGGACGTTGCGGTGGTGGCCAGGGAGGGTGCCGGCTACCTGATGGACGACGGCGGCGGGCGCCTTGAGCGGATCACCGCGGCCGCGCTGGCGCAGGCGCGCGGCTCGCGCAAGGCGGACAAGCACTGGCAGGGGCATGTCGTGGTCCGCGGCGGGGCGGCGCAGGAGGGCGAGTCGCTGACCGCGGAAGTGGTGCGCCATGCCATGGCTGAGACCGCGGCGGAGCTCCTGTCCCAGCAGGCGCCGCCCGGGATTCCGCCGGGATACGCCAAGAACTTCGGCGTGCTGGGCATGCAGACCTGGGCGCAGCGGCTTGTGGATGCGTCCACCAAGCACGGCTGGATGCGGATCTTTGGCGACCCGGAACGCTCCGCCACCGGCATGGGCATGCTGCACGGGCTGCTGGCGGGGAAGCGCTACAGCGGGCCCGGCGCGCTGCGGCCGTTGTATGCGCAATTCCTCGACGAGGTGGCGCTGGCAGGGGAGGGGGTGTCCGGCGTCGAACGGGCAGGGCTGGCCGAAACCGCCGCACAATACCGCGCGTTGGGGGAGCACTGGGATGCCCTGACGGCGCTGGTCGGGGCCCCGGGTGAGCCGGATTTTGTGGCGATGGCGTCCCGGGTGGAGGCGATCGCGGTGCTGGAGGAGGCCGCGGCGAAGGAGCTGGCGGCTGTGGCGGGCAGCACGGACTAG